In one window of Haemophilus parainfluenzae DNA:
- the secM gene encoding secA translation cis-regulator SecM has product MMKSNKGKTNFWSQLLLSMIAIFALPAAQGLEVPPSSNMSGENYQTSSEQHMLIAVREIRQALQVQPQPTNHKTHSNQKHEKIQPHFIAAEFPVFAPIRAGPAII; this is encoded by the coding sequence ATGATGAAATCAAACAAAGGTAAAACAAATTTCTGGTCGCAGTTGCTGTTAAGCATGATTGCGATTTTTGCTTTACCTGCTGCTCAGGGATTGGAGGTGCCACCTTCATCAAATATGAGTGGCGAAAATTATCAAACATCATCTGAACAACATATGTTGATTGCGGTGCGTGAAATTCGTCAAGCATTGCAGGTTCAACCTCAGCCAACAAATCACAAAACCCATTCCAATCAAAAACACGAAAAAATTCAACCGCACTTTATTGCGGCAGAATTCCCTGTTTTTGCCCCTATTCGTGCCGGCCCAGCCATCATTTAA
- the secA gene encoding preprotein translocase subunit SecA yields the protein MSFLTKIFGSRNERILRRLRKQVAKINKMEPAFEALSDDELRAKTDEFRSRLANGETLQQLLPEAFATVREAGKRVLGMRHFDVQLIGGMVLTNRCIAEMRTGEGKTLTATLPCYLMALEGKGVHVVTVNDYLARRDADTNRPLFEFLGMTVGVNIPGLPPEAKREAYAADITYATNSELGFDYLRDNLAHSKEERFQRHLGYALVDEVDSILIDEARTPLIISGQAEDSSELYIAVNKLIPNLIKQEKEDTEEYTGEGDYTLDLKTKQAYLTERGQEKVEEWLIAQGLMPEGDSLYSPARIVLLHHVMAALRANTLFERDVDYIVKDGEIVIVDEHTGRTMAGRRWSDGLHQAIEAKEGVEIKSENQTVASISYQNYFRLYDKLAGMTGTADTEAFEFQQIYGLETVVIPTNRPMIRDDRTDVMFENEEYKFNAIIEDIKDCVARNQPVLVGTVSVEKSEMLSQALDKAGIKHNVLNAKFHAQEAEIVAEAGAPGAVTIATNMAGRGTDIILGGNWKAKAAKLDNPTPEQIEALKAEWEKNHEIVMQAGGLHIIGTERHESRRIDNQLRGRSGRQGDPGSSRFYLSLEDGLMRIYLNEGKLNMMRKAFSQPGEAMESKLLAKVIASAQAKVEAFHFDGRKNLLEYDDVANDQRHAIYEQRNYLLDNDDISETIKAIRSDVFNDVIDQYIPPQSLEEQWDIKGLEERLAQEFGLELPIEHWLEENNNLHEENLRERIIQEAEDEYKAKEALAGEETIRHFEKGVMLQTLDELWKEHLAAMDYLRQGIHLRGYAQKDPKQEYKKESFRMFTEMLDSLKHHVITTLTRVKVRTQEEMEEAERARQAMAEREAQTHHPVGENTEQAQSEDYSDRHIGRNEPCPCGSGKKYKHCHGNKARYA from the coding sequence ATGAGTTTTTTAACAAAAATTTTTGGCAGCCGTAACGAACGTATTTTACGCAGATTAAGAAAACAAGTTGCGAAAATCAACAAAATGGAACCGGCTTTTGAAGCATTAAGTGATGATGAATTAAGAGCGAAAACTGACGAGTTCCGTAGCCGTTTAGCTAACGGTGAAACTTTACAACAACTTTTACCAGAAGCGTTTGCTACCGTGCGTGAAGCGGGTAAACGTGTACTCGGCATGCGCCATTTCGATGTGCAATTAATTGGTGGTATGGTGCTAACAAATCGTTGTATCGCAGAGATGCGTACCGGTGAAGGTAAAACCTTAACCGCAACCTTGCCTTGTTATTTAATGGCATTGGAAGGTAAAGGCGTACATGTTGTGACAGTGAATGATTACTTGGCACGTCGTGACGCGGATACCAACCGTCCGTTATTTGAATTCTTAGGTATGACTGTTGGGGTGAATATCCCTGGTTTACCGCCTGAAGCAAAACGTGAAGCTTATGCGGCTGATATTACATACGCGACAAACAGCGAATTAGGTTTCGATTACCTTCGTGATAACTTAGCGCATTCTAAAGAAGAGCGTTTCCAACGTCATTTAGGCTATGCCTTAGTGGATGAGGTGGACTCGATCTTAATCGACGAAGCACGTACGCCGTTGATTATTTCAGGTCAAGCGGAAGACAGTTCTGAGCTTTATATTGCGGTAAATAAATTAATTCCGAATTTAATTAAGCAAGAAAAAGAAGATACGGAAGAATATACCGGTGAAGGCGATTACACCTTAGATCTTAAAACTAAACAAGCGTATTTAACTGAACGCGGTCAAGAAAAAGTAGAAGAGTGGTTAATCGCACAAGGTTTAATGCCAGAAGGTGATTCCCTTTATTCACCAGCGCGTATTGTGTTGTTACACCACGTTATGGCGGCATTACGTGCAAACACCTTATTTGAGCGCGATGTAGACTATATCGTGAAAGATGGTGAGATCGTGATCGTCGATGAACACACTGGTCGAACTATGGCGGGTCGTCGTTGGTCTGATGGTTTACACCAAGCGATCGAAGCGAAAGAAGGGGTAGAGATTAAGAGCGAAAACCAAACTGTTGCCTCTATTTCTTACCAAAACTACTTCCGTCTTTATGACAAATTAGCGGGTATGACTGGTACAGCAGATACCGAAGCCTTTGAATTCCAACAAATTTATGGTTTGGAAACTGTCGTTATCCCAACCAATCGTCCAATGATTCGTGATGATCGTACGGACGTTATGTTTGAGAATGAAGAATACAAATTCAATGCAATTATTGAAGATATCAAAGACTGCGTCGCTCGCAATCAACCTGTTCTTGTCGGTACGGTATCAGTTGAAAAATCTGAAATGCTTTCTCAAGCTTTAGATAAAGCGGGCATCAAACACAACGTATTGAATGCAAAATTCCACGCACAAGAAGCGGAAATTGTTGCTGAAGCCGGGGCACCAGGTGCAGTAACTATTGCAACCAATATGGCAGGTCGTGGTACCGATATTATCCTGGGTGGTAACTGGAAAGCAAAAGCTGCAAAATTGGATAATCCAACCCCAGAGCAAATCGAGGCACTTAAAGCTGAGTGGGAGAAAAATCACGAGATCGTGATGCAAGCCGGTGGTTTACATATTATTGGGACAGAACGTCATGAATCCCGTCGTATTGATAACCAGTTGCGTGGTCGTTCAGGTCGTCAAGGTGACCCTGGTTCTTCACGTTTCTACCTTTCTTTAGAAGATGGCTTAATGCGCATTTATCTAAATGAAGGTAAATTAAATATGATGCGTAAAGCCTTCTCTCAACCAGGCGAAGCGATGGAGTCCAAGCTTCTTGCTAAAGTGATCGCATCAGCGCAAGCGAAAGTAGAAGCGTTCCATTTTGATGGTCGTAAAAACTTGCTTGAATATGATGATGTAGCGAACGACCAACGTCATGCGATTTACGAACAACGTAATTACTTGCTCGATAATGATGATATTTCAGAGACTATTAAAGCAATCCGCAGCGATGTATTTAACGATGTGATTGACCAGTATATTCCACCGCAATCTTTGGAAGAACAATGGGATATTAAAGGCTTAGAAGAGCGTTTAGCGCAAGAGTTTGGCCTTGAGTTACCAATTGAACATTGGTTAGAAGAAAATAATAATCTTCACGAAGAAAACTTGCGTGAACGCATTATTCAAGAAGCGGAAGATGAATACAAAGCGAAAGAAGCGCTTGCGGGTGAAGAAACCATTCGTCATTTCGAAAAAGGCGTGATGTTACAAACCCTTGATGAACTCTGGAAAGAGCACTTGGCTGCAATGGATTATTTACGTCAAGGTATTCATTTACGTGGTTATGCGCAAAAAGATCCAAAACAAGAGTACAAAAAAGAATCTTTCCGTATGTTTACTGAAATGTTAGATTCTTTAAAACATCATGTGATTACGACACTCACTCGTGTGAAAGTACGTACGCAGGAAGAGATGGAAGAAGCAGAACGTGCACGTCAAGCAATGGCTGAGCGTGAAGCTCAAACGCATCATCCTGTAGGTGAAAACACAGAGCAAGCTCAAAGCGAGGATTATTCAGATCGCCATATTGGACGTAATGAACCTTGTCCTTGTGGGTCAGGTAAAAAATACAAGCATTGTCACGGCAATAAAGCCCGATATGCTTAG
- a CDS encoding DciA family protein, producing MENKHERYQKAMNIIDVLEGSQFVKIMQKGLMLNELNQNISRLFPQEFKGLFRLGSITDGKLFIEVKSAVVRQGILFRQRELLTAIQPTYPEVKGFEIKINPELTC from the coding sequence GTGGAAAACAAGCATGAGCGTTATCAAAAGGCCATGAATATTATTGATGTGCTAGAGGGATCACAATTTGTCAAAATCATGCAGAAAGGCTTAATGTTGAATGAACTGAACCAAAATATCAGTCGCCTTTTCCCACAAGAATTCAAAGGACTTTTTCGGTTAGGCTCCATCACAGATGGGAAACTCTTTATCGAAGTCAAAAGTGCGGTCGTTCGACAAGGAATTTTATTTCGCCAACGAGAATTACTCACTGCAATTCAACCAACTTATCCCGAAGTAAAAGGATTTGAGATTAAAATCAACCCAGAATTAACCTGCTAA
- the mutT gene encoding 8-oxo-dGTP diphosphatase MutT codes for MSKPIIQVAAGIIRNEFGQLYLTQRLEGQDFAQALEFPGGKVDAGETPEEALKRELEEEIGIHILNAELYERFQFEYPTKILDFSFYLVTEWIGEPFGREGQEGFWLEQGELDAGQFPPANLKLIQRLVAESVK; via the coding sequence ATGAGTAAGCCTATCATTCAAGTTGCGGCAGGGATTATTCGTAATGAATTTGGGCAGCTATATTTGACCCAGCGTTTAGAAGGGCAAGATTTTGCACAGGCATTAGAATTTCCAGGTGGTAAAGTTGATGCAGGTGAAACCCCTGAAGAAGCCTTAAAAAGAGAATTGGAAGAAGAGATTGGCATTCATATTTTAAATGCTGAACTGTACGAACGTTTTCAATTTGAATATCCAACCAAAATTTTAGATTTTAGTTTTTACTTGGTCACAGAATGGATCGGCGAGCCTTTTGGACGCGAAGGCCAGGAAGGCTTCTGGCTTGAACAAGGGGAGCTTGATGCAGGGCAATTCCCACCAGCCAATTTAAAGCTGATTCAGCGTTTAGTGGCTGAAAGTGTCAAATAA
- a CDS encoding Dam family site-specific DNA-(adenine-N6)-methyltransferase, whose translation MLRPKNNKTKPRIKHRPFLKWAGGKFRLTDDLNRVFPKRKQCLIEPFVGAGSVFLNSHFERYILADINPDLINLFNIVKDNVDAYIEACKPVFFAENANTADYYYAQREAFNQSTDPFVRSVLFLYLNRFGFNGLCRYNSKNEFNVPFGAYKTHYFPEDELRYFAHKAQSAVFLCADFQQTFELADKHSVIYCDPPYAPLPQDTNFTGYAGNAFGLEHQKNLAECAKKAQKEKQISVVISNHDTKFTREIYKEAKFKRVKVQRSISQSSEKRVKVKELIAIFKG comes from the coding sequence ATGTTGCGTCCGAAAAATAACAAAACGAAACCTCGAATTAAACACCGTCCGTTTTTGAAATGGGCGGGCGGTAAATTTCGTTTAACGGACGATCTCAACCGAGTCTTTCCAAAAAGAAAACAGTGTTTGATTGAGCCCTTTGTTGGCGCGGGTTCTGTTTTTTTGAATTCCCATTTTGAACGTTATATTTTGGCAGATATTAATCCTGATTTGATTAACTTGTTTAATATCGTCAAAGACAATGTGGATGCCTATATTGAGGCTTGTAAGCCAGTTTTCTTTGCAGAAAATGCCAATACCGCCGACTATTATTACGCTCAGCGTGAAGCTTTTAATCAATCCACCGATCCTTTTGTACGTTCGGTGTTGTTCCTTTATTTGAACCGCTTTGGGTTTAATGGATTGTGCCGTTATAACAGTAAAAATGAGTTCAATGTACCCTTTGGGGCTTATAAAACCCATTATTTCCCAGAAGATGAATTACGCTATTTTGCTCATAAGGCACAAAGTGCGGTCTTTTTATGTGCCGATTTTCAACAAACGTTTGAATTAGCGGATAAGCATAGCGTGATCTACTGTGATCCGCCTTATGCACCGCTTCCGCAAGATACTAATTTTACTGGATATGCGGGGAATGCTTTTGGTCTTGAGCATCAAAAGAATTTAGCAGAATGTGCAAAAAAAGCGCAAAAAGAAAAGCAAATTTCCGTCGTGATTTCTAACCACGATACAAAATTCACACGTGAGATTTACAAAGAGGCAAAATTTAAACGCGTTAAAGTACAGCGCTCAATTAGCCAATCTTCAGAGAAACGAGTTAAGGTAAAAGAATTAATCGCTATTTTTAAAGGTTAG
- a CDS encoding sulfatase-like hydrolase/transferase encodes MISSIFLSLFFIATVIFIVNSHYRWTYFFAIALFVLLFSAMFAITGQWQRGLNFASVLFVVLMLFHRMKIHYYKQPLLISDFWLVTDWRNWETLLHYKGAIFGVLGLLGLLGYAIFGWSDVETASTGFRVFAAILAATSFGLMWHYSKDPDATKVWLDSLPDDGRDVFLNLPMSCRGVFFKVPEFEGNSQKFKEKMTALLSEKAESKTESAEKPDAEKTDIVVCLQESTLNPHQFDFDAETIPPFSMFNKQEDTAFVSPLRVHTVGGATWKSEFAFLAGVPSTDFGALASGVFYSVVPHLQTGFIKNLREQGYFCVALSPFTKGNYNAKPAYDHFGFDLMLQPQDLGYPASISKNLWHISSEEMMYYTKLILQKQHPSLENVQQPMFVYVLTMKEHGPYNTNMPNHFNLASKRLGGKAISCLNDYIDRIDSLNEAIEGLNDYLKSRETPYVFGYFGDHQVAFDNQLPPKKGNFVNPDYVTQFVVRTNRKTDFVQQQDFLDLAFVGGVLLDVADLSPKDDFMRANIAMRQLSQGKLEDAEDMDLVNSYRNYLYQDLKIAQ; translated from the coding sequence ATGATTTCAAGTATTTTTCTGAGTTTATTTTTTATTGCGACGGTGATTTTTATCGTCAATTCGCACTATCGCTGGACATATTTTTTTGCGATTGCATTATTCGTCTTATTGTTTAGCGCAATGTTTGCGATAACTGGTCAATGGCAACGCGGATTGAATTTTGCGTCCGTACTTTTTGTGGTGTTGATGTTATTCCATCGAATGAAAATTCATTACTACAAACAACCTTTACTCATTTCAGATTTTTGGCTCGTGACAGACTGGCGGAATTGGGAAACCTTATTGCATTATAAAGGGGCGATTTTCGGTGTATTAGGGCTATTAGGCCTATTGGGTTATGCTATCTTTGGTTGGTCAGATGTGGAAACTGCCTCTACTGGATTTCGCGTATTTGCAGCAATACTCGCTGCAACGAGCTTTGGTTTAATGTGGCATTATTCTAAAGATCCAGATGCAACAAAAGTATGGTTAGACTCATTGCCAGATGATGGTCGAGATGTTTTCTTAAACCTGCCTATGTCTTGTCGTGGCGTATTCTTTAAAGTGCCAGAATTTGAAGGTAATAGCCAAAAATTTAAAGAAAAAATGACCGCACTTTTAAGTGAAAAGGCTGAGAGTAAAACTGAAAGTGCAGAAAAGCCAGACGCAGAAAAAACAGACATAGTGGTGTGTCTACAAGAATCAACCTTGAATCCTCATCAATTTGATTTTGATGCAGAAACCATCCCACCATTTTCAATGTTTAATAAGCAGGAAGATACCGCATTTGTGAGTCCATTGCGTGTACATACGGTGGGCGGTGCAACGTGGAAATCTGAATTTGCTTTCCTTGCAGGGGTGCCTTCAACCGATTTTGGTGCTTTAGCAAGTGGGGTGTTTTATTCCGTTGTCCCACACTTACAGACAGGGTTTATTAAAAATCTCCGTGAGCAAGGCTATTTTTGCGTGGCGTTATCGCCTTTTACGAAAGGTAACTACAACGCAAAACCTGCCTATGACCACTTTGGTTTTGATTTGATGCTGCAACCACAAGATTTAGGCTATCCCGCATCAATCAGCAAAAATCTCTGGCATATTAGCAGTGAAGAGATGATGTATTACACCAAACTGATTTTGCAGAAACAGCATCCATCATTGGAAAATGTACAACAGCCAATGTTTGTTTATGTGCTCACGATGAAAGAGCACGGCCCTTACAACACGAATATGCCAAACCATTTTAATTTGGCGAGTAAGCGTTTAGGAGGAAAAGCGATTTCTTGCTTGAACGATTATATTGATCGTATTGATAGCCTTAATGAGGCAATTGAAGGTTTAAATGATTATTTAAAATCGCGTGAAACACCTTATGTATTCGGTTATTTTGGTGATCACCAAGTCGCTTTTGATAATCAGCTTCCACCGAAAAAAGGTAATTTTGTAAATCCAGATTATGTGACTCAATTTGTGGTTAGAACTAATCGTAAAACTGACTTTGTTCAACAGCAAGATTTCTTAGATTTAGCCTTTGTTGGTGGCGTATTACTTGATGTGGCAGATTTATCACCGAAAGATGACTTTATGCGAGCGAATATCGCTATGCGTCAGCTAAGCCAAGGTAAGCTCGAAGATGCAGAGGATATGGATTTAGTGAATAGCTATCGAAATTATCTGTATCAAGATTTAAAAATTGCGCAATAA